One region of Flavobacterium sp. GSB-24 genomic DNA includes:
- a CDS encoding metalloregulator ArsR/SmtB family transcription factor, translating into MKRDIFQAIADPTRRAILVLISSTALTPNAIAEQFQTTRQAVSKHIKILNECDLLEEKKLGREIYYQLKIDKMKEIDHWLEQFKKIWEQRFDQLDQVLMNLKSKENEI; encoded by the coding sequence ATGAAACGAGATATTTTTCAGGCTATTGCCGATCCGACACGTAGAGCAATTTTAGTTTTGATTTCTTCGACTGCATTAACCCCAAATGCTATCGCAGAACAGTTTCAAACTACAAGACAAGCCGTTTCTAAACACATCAAAATATTGAATGAATGTGATTTATTGGAAGAAAAAAAATTAGGAAGAGAAATTTACTATCAACTTAAAATAGATAAAATGAAAGAAATAGATCACTGGCTGGAGCAATTCAAAAAGATTTGGGAACAGCGTTTTGATCAATTGGATCAGGTATTAATGAATTTAAAATCTAAAGAAAATGAAATCTAA
- a CDS encoding SRPBCC domain-containing protein has product MKSNLLMNFTVNKENNTVNVKREFNAPLSNVWSAWTEAAILDQWWAPAPWKSRTKRMDFKEGGRRLYAMVGPEGEEHWAIADFTSISPKTNFKYKDAFSDSEGNLNTDFPRSNWDVTFSEEGDHTFVDIVIKHDKLSDLEAIIQMGFKEGFTIAMEGLDEIFAKQA; this is encoded by the coding sequence ATGAAATCGAATCTATTAATGAATTTTACTGTAAATAAGGAAAATAATACCGTAAATGTAAAACGTGAGTTTAATGCCCCGTTGTCAAATGTATGGTCTGCTTGGACAGAAGCTGCTATTTTAGATCAATGGTGGGCACCTGCTCCTTGGAAATCACGCACAAAAAGAATGGATTTTAAAGAAGGCGGAAGAAGATTATATGCAATGGTTGGTCCCGAAGGTGAAGAACATTGGGCAATTGCAGATTTTACTTCTATTAGTCCAAAAACTAATTTTAAATATAAGGATGCTTTTAGCGATAGTGAAGGAAATTTGAACACAGATTTTCCACGCTCAAATTGGGATGTGACTTTTTCGGAAGAAGGAGATCATACTTTTGTTGATATAGTAATCAAACACGACAAACTTTCTGATTTGGAAGCAATCATTCAAATGGGCTTTAAAGAAGGCTTTACTATTGCAATGGAAGGTTTGGATGAGATTTTTGCTAAACAAGCATGA
- a CDS encoding helix-turn-helix transcriptional regulator, which produces MSTTSKPKHIGRNISRIRELKGMKQEALAQAIGTNQQAISGIEGSETIDETKLTKIAEALGVTVEAIESFSEENVFNYFNTFNDSVSNSNFGHNNICNFNPLDKVIELYERLVQAEKDKVEYLEKLLKGK; this is translated from the coding sequence ATGAGTACGACATCAAAACCAAAACATATTGGCAGAAACATAAGCCGAATCAGAGAGCTTAAAGGTATGAAGCAGGAAGCGCTTGCGCAGGCAATTGGTACAAATCAGCAGGCAATTTCTGGTATTGAAGGAAGCGAAACTATCGACGAAACAAAACTTACGAAAATTGCAGAAGCGCTAGGCGTTACAGTAGAAGCAATTGAAAGTTTTTCTGAAGAAAATGTATTTAATTATTTTAATACATTTAATGATTCCGTTTCAAACAGCAATTTTGGTCATAATAATATTTGTAATTTCAATCCGCTTGATAAAGTTATAGAACTTTACGAACGTTTGGTTCAGGCTGAAAAAGACAAAGTTGAGTATTTAGAAAAATTATTAAAAGGGAAATAA
- a CDS encoding GNAT family N-acetyltransferase translates to MIIHEKIQLKIDNEIIKLTDDYKHELLDLVNLVQPGYFKPKTTSLGNYYGIFVDQKLVAVAGERMKMNDFTEVSAIITHPDYTGKGYAKQLTAYVVNQIFTENKTPFLHVVESNIGAINLYEKLGFVTRRKMSFWNITKYED, encoded by the coding sequence ATGATTATTCATGAAAAAATTCAACTAAAAATCGACAATGAAATCATCAAACTGACGGATGATTATAAGCACGAATTATTGGATTTGGTCAATTTAGTGCAGCCTGGGTATTTTAAACCAAAAACAACTTCACTGGGAAATTATTACGGAATCTTTGTTGATCAAAAATTAGTTGCTGTCGCAGGTGAACGAATGAAAATGAATGATTTTACAGAAGTCAGCGCTATTATCACACATCCCGATTATACTGGAAAAGGATATGCCAAACAATTGACTGCATATGTTGTAAACCAAATTTTTACAGAAAACAAAACTCCTTTTTTACATGTTGTTGAGAGTAATATTGGTGCAATCAACTTATATGAAAAACTTGGTTTTGTTACCAGAAGAAAAATGAGTTTCTGGAATATTACAAAATACGAAGATTGA
- a CDS encoding DUF1572 domain-containing protein: MKNNTEIANRFREVILNGTWIANTNYKDQLQNLNWEMAVTPIQSLNTIALLAQHIHYYINGINNVFKGGTLDIKDKFSFDFPPIHSQQEWENFLIKFWNEAEEFASLVEQIPDEKLDHAFVDEKYGTYKRNIEAMLEHSYYHLGQIVLIKKLLTN, from the coding sequence ATGAAAAACAATACAGAAATAGCGAATCGTTTTAGAGAAGTCATTTTAAACGGAACTTGGATTGCTAACACAAATTACAAAGACCAACTGCAGAACTTGAATTGGGAAATGGCAGTTACTCCAATTCAAAGCCTAAATACGATCGCACTTTTAGCGCAGCACATTCATTATTACATTAACGGAATAAACAATGTTTTTAAAGGCGGAACGCTGGATATAAAAGATAAATTCAGCTTCGACTTTCCTCCTATTCATTCACAGCAAGAATGGGAAAACTTTTTAATTAAATTTTGGAATGAAGCTGAAGAATTCGCTTCGCTGGTTGAGCAAATCCCTGACGAAAAATTAGATCATGCTTTTGTTGATGAAAAATACGGAACTTACAAAAGAAACATCGAAGCTATGCTGGAACATAGTTATTATCATTTAGGACAAATTGTATTGATCAAAAAACTATTAACAAATTAA
- the lysA gene encoding diaminopimelate decarboxylase, with product MQAKDLLQLADQFGSPLYVYDAEKIQSQYNRLTKAFSKVENLRVNYAMKALSNVAILQLLKNMGSGLDTVSIQEVLLGLHAGYDPDKIFFTPNGVSLEEIEEVAAMGVQINIDNLSILEQFGTKYPQIPVCIRINPHVMAGGNANISVGHIDSKFGISVHQIPHILRIVENTKMSIVGIHMHTGSDILDIEVFLYAAEILFDTAKNFKDLEFLDFGSGFKVPYKKDDIETDIEELGKKLSKRFNAFCAEYGRDLTLIFEPGKFLVSEAGHFLVKVNVVKQTTSTVFAGVDSGFNHLIRPMLYGSSHHIENISNPKGKERFYSVVGYICETDTFANNRRISEITEGDILAFRNAGAYCFSMSSNYNSRYKPAEVLWMNGQGILIRQAETFEDLLKNQIPLPEEIAATV from the coding sequence ATGCAAGCAAAAGATTTACTGCAGTTAGCAGACCAATTTGGAAGTCCATTATATGTTTATGATGCCGAAAAAATCCAATCTCAGTACAATAGGTTAACTAAAGCTTTCTCTAAGGTAGAAAACTTGAGAGTTAATTACGCCATGAAGGCATTGTCAAACGTTGCGATTCTTCAGTTATTAAAGAACATGGGGTCTGGTTTAGATACTGTATCAATTCAAGAAGTTTTATTGGGACTTCATGCTGGCTATGATCCTGACAAAATTTTCTTTACACCAAACGGAGTTTCTCTAGAAGAAATCGAAGAAGTTGCCGCAATGGGTGTACAAATCAATATTGATAACTTATCTATTCTGGAGCAATTCGGAACAAAATATCCGCAGATTCCGGTATGTATTCGTATCAATCCCCATGTAATGGCAGGTGGAAATGCAAATATTTCTGTTGGACATATCGATAGTAAATTCGGAATCTCTGTTCACCAAATTCCGCATATCTTACGAATTGTGGAGAACACAAAAATGAGCATTGTTGGAATTCACATGCACACAGGATCTGATATTTTAGATATCGAAGTATTCTTGTATGCTGCTGAAATTTTGTTCGATACAGCGAAAAACTTCAAAGATCTAGAATTCTTAGATTTCGGAAGTGGATTTAAAGTTCCTTACAAAAAAGACGATATCGAAACAGACATCGAAGAATTAGGTAAAAAATTATCTAAAAGATTCAATGCTTTCTGTGCAGAATATGGCAGAGATTTAACTTTGATTTTCGAACCAGGAAAATTCTTGGTGAGCGAAGCAGGTCATTTCCTAGTAAAAGTAAACGTAGTAAAACAAACAACATCAACAGTTTTCGCTGGAGTTGATAGTGGTTTCAACCACCTAATTCGTCCAATGTTATACGGATCTTCACACCATATCGAAAACATCTCAAACCCAAAAGGAAAAGAGCGTTTTTACTCTGTTGTAGGATACATTTGCGAAACGGATACTTTTGCCAACAACCGCAGAATTTCAGAAATTACAGAAGGCGATATTTTAGCGTTCAGAAACGCTGGAGCTTATTGTTTCTCAATGTCTTCGAACTACAATTCAAGATACAAACCAGCCGAAGTTCTTTGGATGAACGGACAAGGAATCTTGATTCGCCAAGCCGAAACTTTCGAAGATTTACTTAAAAATCAAATTCCGTTGCCAGAAGAAATTGCTGCAACAGTTTAA
- a CDS encoding YifB family Mg chelatase-like AAA ATPase, whose amino-acid sequence MLVKVYGSAVFGVEATTITVEVHMDKGIGYHLVGLPDNAIKESSYRIAAALKNNGFSLPGKKITINMAPADLRKEGSSYDLTLAMGILVGSDQIKAPEIERYIIMGELSLDGSLQPIRGALPIAIKAKEEGYKGFFLPIQNVKEAAIVSDLDVYGVENLKEIIDFFAGKGTLKPTVIDTRAEFYKTLDFPEFDFSDVRGQESIKRCMEIAAAGGHNIILIGPPGAGKTMLAKRVPSILPPMTLREALETTKIHSVAGKLKEVGLMNQRPFRSPHHTISNVALVGGGSYPQPGEISMAHNGVLFLDELPEFKRDVLEVMRQPLEDREVTISRAKFTITYPSSFMLVASMNPSPSGFFNDPSVPNTSSPHEMQRYMSKISGPLLDRIDIHIEVTPVPFEKLADERKAESSVEIRKRVTAAREIQTKRFESVENVHYNAQMSSKLIREYCVLDEPSKELLKTAMERLNLSARAYDRILKVSRTIADLDNAPNIVSSHIAEAIQYRSLDREGWLG is encoded by the coding sequence ATGTTAGTAAAAGTTTACGGAAGTGCTGTTTTTGGAGTTGAAGCTACAACTATTACTGTTGAAGTTCATATGGATAAAGGAATTGGTTATCATTTAGTTGGACTTCCCGACAATGCAATAAAAGAAAGCAGTTATAGAATCGCAGCCGCGCTTAAAAATAATGGCTTCAGTTTGCCAGGAAAAAAAATTACCATCAATATGGCGCCGGCAGATCTTCGAAAAGAAGGTTCTTCGTATGATTTAACACTCGCTATGGGAATTTTGGTGGGTTCAGATCAGATAAAAGCTCCCGAAATTGAACGTTATATTATAATGGGTGAACTTTCTTTAGACGGAAGTCTGCAGCCTATTCGCGGTGCTTTACCAATTGCCATTAAAGCAAAAGAAGAAGGTTACAAAGGCTTTTTTCTTCCTATTCAAAATGTAAAAGAAGCTGCCATCGTATCTGATTTAGATGTTTATGGAGTAGAGAACTTAAAAGAAATCATTGACTTTTTTGCAGGTAAAGGAACTTTAAAGCCGACAGTTATTGATACCCGTGCTGAATTCTACAAAACTTTAGATTTTCCCGAATTTGATTTTTCAGATGTTCGCGGACAGGAAAGTATAAAACGCTGTATGGAAATTGCGGCAGCCGGCGGACATAATATTATTTTGATTGGCCCTCCTGGAGCCGGAAAAACAATGCTGGCAAAACGTGTTCCAAGTATTTTGCCACCAATGACTTTGCGAGAAGCGCTTGAAACCACTAAAATTCATAGTGTTGCAGGTAAATTAAAAGAGGTTGGGTTGATGAATCAGCGTCCGTTTCGAAGTCCGCACCATACGATTTCTAATGTTGCGCTTGTTGGCGGCGGCAGTTACCCACAGCCGGGAGAAATTTCGATGGCACATAATGGGGTCTTGTTTTTAGATGAATTGCCAGAATTTAAACGAGATGTTTTAGAGGTAATGCGTCAGCCTTTGGAAGACCGAGAAGTTACGATTTCGCGTGCCAAGTTTACTATTACGTATCCTTCATCGTTTATGCTTGTGGCCAGTATGAACCCAAGTCCGAGCGGATTTTTTAATGATCCGAGTGTACCTAATACTTCTTCGCCACACGAAATGCAGCGTTATATGAGTAAAATTTCAGGTCCATTATTAGACCGAATAGACATTCATATTGAAGTTACACCAGTTCCCTTTGAGAAATTGGCCGATGAACGAAAAGCAGAAAGCAGTGTAGAGATTCGTAAACGGGTAACCGCAGCAAGGGAAATACAAACCAAGCGATTTGAATCTGTTGAAAATGTTCACTACAACGCACAAATGAGCAGTAAATTGATTAGAGAATATTGTGTTTTAGACGAACCCTCAAAAGAATTACTGAAAACGGCAATGGAAAGACTAAATCTTTCGGCGCGAGCTTACGACAGGATTCTAAAAGTCTCCAGAACAATTGCCGATTTAGATAATGCACCCAATATAGTTTCATCGCATATTGCAGAAGCAATTCAATATAGAAGTTTAGATCGAGAAGGGTGGCTGGGATAA
- a CDS encoding DUF4062 domain-containing protein, with protein sequence MAKQITKYSIFLASPSDLEEERFAVEEVVSELNLTYSPANNIVIELLKWETHSAPGISNFHPQKIITEDIGNDYDLFLGMIWKKFGTRTDESGSGTQEEFNNAIKKYNTDNNSVQILFYFKNAVPKTINEIDPEELIKIREFKKSLQEQKLLYSEFNSVDDFKNYLRIHIPKRLNSIIEKQRNGTTEIVHVITNNSIDDDLGILDYEEMFSSSINDSNLALARITEYTQSVGSEIEEKANQLIKITQSPHPNKVTINEIMKRTAKILNDYSNRLETETPIYYNSFEDAIKAGTNIINLSDEFYTKNTLTDLEEAKKNILILRKNTPLAIVGMTNFYESIKSLPRIQVDINQAKKILMFQMEDLILKLEKSLELTNDFSDAISSKIDKFKLIDETSDQQNH encoded by the coding sequence ATGGCAAAACAAATTACTAAATATTCTATTTTTTTAGCTTCTCCCTCTGATTTAGAAGAAGAAAGATTTGCAGTGGAAGAAGTCGTTTCTGAATTAAATTTAACTTATTCACCTGCAAATAATATAGTTATTGAATTATTGAAATGGGAAACTCATTCAGCTCCAGGGATATCTAATTTTCATCCACAAAAAATAATTACTGAAGATATTGGAAATGATTATGATCTTTTTTTAGGAATGATATGGAAAAAATTTGGAACGCGAACAGATGAATCTGGATCAGGAACGCAAGAAGAATTTAATAATGCCATTAAAAAATATAATACAGATAATAATTCAGTTCAAATACTATTTTATTTCAAAAATGCAGTTCCGAAAACTATAAATGAAATTGACCCAGAAGAATTAATAAAGATTAGAGAATTTAAAAAATCATTACAAGAGCAAAAATTGCTTTATTCGGAATTTAATTCTGTTGATGATTTCAAAAATTATTTACGAATCCATATTCCTAAGAGGTTAAATTCAATCATTGAGAAACAAAGAAATGGAACTACGGAAATAGTCCATGTAATTACAAATAATTCAATTGATGACGATTTAGGCATTTTAGATTATGAAGAAATGTTTTCCAGTTCAATAAATGATTCAAATCTTGCACTTGCAAGAATTACTGAATATACACAATCAGTTGGAAGTGAAATAGAAGAAAAGGCAAATCAGCTTATCAAAATTACTCAATCTCCACACCCTAATAAAGTCACAATCAATGAGATTATGAAAAGAACAGCCAAAATATTAAATGATTATTCAAATAGATTAGAAACTGAAACTCCTATATATTATAATAGCTTTGAAGATGCAATAAAAGCAGGAACAAACATTATTAATTTATCCGATGAATTTTACACGAAAAACACACTCACCGATTTAGAAGAAGCTAAAAAGAATATTCTCATTTTAAGAAAAAATACTCCTTTGGCAATTGTGGGAATGACAAATTTTTATGAAAGCATAAAATCATTACCAAGAATTCAAGTTGATATAAATCAAGCAAAAAAAATACTAATGTTTCAAATGGAGGATCTAATTCTTAAACTTGAAAAATCATTAGAATTAACAAATGACTTTTCAGATGCAATCTCATCTAAAATTGATAAATTCAAATTAATTGACGAAACTAGTGATCAACAAAATCACTAG
- a CDS encoding SRPBCC domain-containing protein, which yields MKSNLLMNFSVDKENKTVNVKREFNASLSNVWSAWTDAAILDLWWAPAPFKSKTKFMEFREGGKRLYAMVSPEGEERWAVFEYTSISPKTNFKHSSTFCDAEGVPNSDLGSSYWDINFSENGDSTIVDIAIKRGSLEELEKIIEMGFKEGFTSALQGLEKILEAKK from the coding sequence ATGAAATCTAATCTCTTAATGAATTTTTCTGTAGACAAGGAAAATAAAACTGTCAATGTAAAACGCGAATTTAATGCGTCATTATCAAACGTTTGGTCTGCTTGGACAGATGCCGCAATTTTAGATTTGTGGTGGGCGCCGGCTCCATTTAAATCTAAAACAAAGTTTATGGAGTTTAGAGAAGGCGGCAAAAGATTATACGCCATGGTAAGTCCAGAAGGAGAAGAACGCTGGGCTGTTTTTGAATATACTTCCATTTCTCCTAAAACAAATTTTAAACATTCATCTACTTTCTGCGATGCAGAAGGGGTTCCTAATTCTGATTTAGGCAGTTCTTACTGGGACATTAATTTCTCTGAAAATGGTGATTCTACAATTGTGGATATTGCTATTAAGCGCGGCAGTTTAGAAGAATTAGAAAAAATAATTGAAATGGGATTCAAAGAAGGCTTTACAAGCGCACTGCAAGGATTAGAAAAAATTCTGGAAGCAAAAAAATAA
- a CDS encoding heparan-alpha-glucosaminide N-acetyltransferase domain-containing protein — protein MKRQPSIDIVRGIVMIIMALDHVRDLMHVDSITQSPTDLATTSPLLFFTRLITHLCAPIFVFLAGTSAYLSLQNKNNAAETRQLLLKRGLWLILLEFTVVNFGLFFDIGFHTLLFEVIATIGFGFVVLSLLLKVRSQTLGIVGLVIIFFHNLLPIIPFAENSVLKTILTPLFGPAVFPFAGKAFIMGYPPIPWLGIMLVGFAAGKCFELAQGQRKKLFLKIGLSALALFTVIRLVNIYGDPALWTTQKDSTFTFLSFMNVTKYPPSLLFCLVTLGIMFLLLTFAEQFHNTVKKATMVYGKVPLFYFVVHFYVIHILTLFILLAQGFNWSQLEFASGTFGRPKSIESGLHLWAIYLIWIFVVALLYKPCQWFGKYKTENNHWWLKYI, from the coding sequence ATGAAACGACAGCCATCGATAGACATTGTACGCGGAATTGTAATGATTATTATGGCTCTTGACCATGTTCGGGATTTAATGCATGTCGATTCGATTACACAAAGCCCAACCGATTTGGCAACGACTTCTCCTTTGTTGTTTTTTACACGCTTGATTACGCATTTGTGCGCGCCTATTTTTGTTTTCTTGGCGGGAACTTCGGCCTATCTTTCGCTTCAAAACAAAAACAATGCTGCCGAAACCAGACAGCTTTTATTAAAAAGAGGTCTTTGGTTAATCCTGCTTGAATTTACAGTTGTCAATTTTGGATTGTTTTTCGATATTGGTTTTCATACCCTTTTATTCGAAGTCATAGCCACAATAGGTTTTGGGTTTGTTGTTTTGAGTTTACTATTAAAAGTCCGCTCTCAAACTTTGGGCATTGTGGGACTTGTAATTATCTTTTTCCATAATCTCCTGCCAATTATTCCGTTTGCAGAAAATTCAGTTTTAAAAACCATCTTAACTCCCCTCTTTGGACCAGCTGTTTTTCCATTTGCAGGAAAAGCATTTATTATGGGCTATCCGCCAATTCCGTGGCTTGGAATTATGCTCGTTGGTTTTGCAGCAGGAAAATGCTTTGAACTAGCACAAGGACAAAGAAAAAAACTATTCTTAAAAATCGGTTTGAGTGCTTTAGCTTTATTTACGGTAATTCGATTGGTAAATATTTATGGTGATCCCGCTTTATGGACTACACAAAAAGATTCAACTTTCACCTTTTTATCATTTATGAATGTAACCAAATATCCGCCTTCTCTCCTATTCTGTTTGGTTACTTTAGGCATTATGTTTTTACTGCTCACTTTTGCAGAACAATTTCATAATACGGTTAAAAAAGCAACTATGGTTTACGGAAAAGTGCCCTTATTTTATTTTGTTGTTCACTTTTATGTTATTCATATTCTAACGCTTTTTATACTTTTGGCACAAGGCTTTAATTGGTCTCAATTGGAATTTGCTTCGGGAACTTTTGGCAGACCTAAAAGCATTGAAAGCGGTTTACATCTTTGGGCAATTTATTTAATTTGGATTTTTGTTGTTGCGCTGCTTTACAAACCTTGCCAATGGTTCGGAAAATATAAGACTGAAAATAATCATTGGTGGCTGAAATACATTTAA
- a CDS encoding RDD family protein produces the protein MTSEQIATKPNLKKRILAGLIDYSLMFGVVLVMFLYFGEKTRNGYELQGFPAFFNFLIWFGYMVGFEVKFGATLGNQMFDLQVISIKDSKTTSLTLGQSFMRHLFDILDFWFFGLLGILLIKNSTYNQRLGDLCAKTIVIDTKDSEQFYKRFT, from the coding sequence ATGACCTCAGAACAAATTGCCACAAAACCCAATCTTAAAAAAAGAATCCTTGCCGGATTAATTGACTATTCGTTAATGTTTGGAGTAGTCCTCGTTATGTTTCTATACTTTGGAGAAAAAACCAGAAATGGATATGAATTACAAGGATTTCCCGCATTCTTCAATTTTTTAATATGGTTTGGCTACATGGTTGGATTTGAAGTAAAATTTGGAGCAACGCTGGGAAATCAGATGTTTGATTTACAAGTTATTTCTATAAAAGATAGCAAAACTACAAGTTTAACTTTAGGCCAATCTTTTATGCGACATTTATTTGATATTCTTGATTTTTGGTTTTTCGGACTATTGGGAATATTGCTAATAAAAAACTCTACTTATAATCAAAGGTTAGGAGATTTATGCGCCAAAACAATTGTAATAGATACAAAAGACAGCGAACAGTTTTACAAACGATTTACTTAA
- a CDS encoding Gfo/Idh/MocA family oxidoreductase, with product MADRKIKWGIVGLGNIASQFASDLLFIDDAELTAVASRDISKAELFAEKFGALRMYNSYDLLFEDSEVEIIYIATPHNSHAELSIKALEKGKHVICEKPMSLSYNDAERMIEASKKNNRFFMEAFWTRFIPSIQDILQKLNNGIIGDVNYIKADFAFHGSETENKRLFDKELGGGALFDIGVYPLFLSYILLGNPKEIIAKAIKHKNDIDLQTSMLLQYESAQSVLHASIVSESDMKASIRGSKGRIELNSPWFVADGYSLFINDEKEASFTLPTLGKGYSHEIMECHNCIRNNQIESKLWSHQNSLDLSKIVEEIKKEIKLPF from the coding sequence ATGGCTGATAGAAAAATTAAATGGGGAATAGTTGGGCTGGGTAATATTGCAAGCCAGTTTGCGTCAGATTTATTATTCATAGATGATGCTGAGCTAACGGCAGTTGCTTCAAGAGATATTTCTAAAGCAGAGTTATTTGCAGAAAAATTTGGTGCTTTAAGAATGTATAATTCTTATGATCTACTTTTTGAAGACAGTGAAGTTGAAATTATCTACATCGCAACACCACATAACTCGCATGCAGAATTATCCATAAAAGCACTTGAAAAAGGCAAACATGTGATATGCGAAAAACCAATGTCGCTATCTTATAATGATGCAGAGAGAATGATTGAAGCTTCTAAAAAAAATAACAGATTTTTTATGGAAGCGTTTTGGACACGTTTTATTCCGTCTATTCAAGATATATTACAAAAACTAAATAATGGAATAATTGGTGATGTAAATTACATAAAAGCCGATTTTGCTTTTCACGGAAGTGAAACTGAAAACAAAAGACTTTTTGACAAAGAATTAGGTGGCGGAGCTTTATTTGATATTGGAGTTTATCCATTATTCCTCTCTTATATACTATTAGGAAATCCAAAAGAGATAATTGCAAAAGCCATCAAACACAAAAATGATATTGATCTACAGACTTCTATGCTATTGCAATATGAATCGGCTCAATCGGTTTTACATGCTTCGATAGTTTCAGAATCTGATATGAAAGCATCTATAAGAGGATCAAAAGGAAGAATTGAATTGAACTCGCCTTGGTTTGTTGCCGACGGATATTCTTTATTTATAAATGACGAAAAAGAAGCTTCTTTTACTTTGCCAACTTTAGGAAAAGGATATTCACACGAAATAATGGAATGTCACAATTGCATTCGAAACAATCAAATTGAAAGTAAACTTTGGTCGCATCAAAATAGTTTGGATTTGAGTAAGATTGTAGAGGAAATTAAAAAGGAAATAAAATTGCCTTTTTAG